One window from the genome of Acidihalobacter ferrooxydans encodes:
- a CDS encoding ABC transporter substrate-binding protein, whose amino-acid sequence MFGFAMGAAQAATKVTFCTNWFAEAEHGGFYQAKATGLYKKAGLDVTIKMGGPQINGIQLLAAGQCDFYMGYPMQTIMAVYHGLPVVSVAASFQKDPQVIIAHQGVKSLASLKGKPILVSQSAYTTWWPWLENKYGFTQSQTRPYTFSVAPFLHDKNISQQGYIGSEPFMIEKGGEKPVIFLLADYGWPAYAETIVARTSMVKDEPKVVAAFVKASMEGWKSYLADPAPGNKLIKQADPKQTAAQMAFALKMMKKYKLVTGDEAAREGIGIMTAARWKKMFDFMVANKMLPASFDYKKAYDLQFIKGLDIKPASGQ is encoded by the coding sequence GTGTTCGGTTTTGCCATGGGCGCCGCGCAGGCGGCGACCAAGGTAACGTTCTGTACGAACTGGTTCGCCGAAGCCGAACACGGTGGTTTCTACCAGGCTAAAGCGACCGGGCTGTACAAGAAAGCAGGTCTGGATGTGACCATCAAGATGGGGGGTCCGCAGATCAACGGCATCCAGCTGCTGGCGGCGGGGCAGTGTGATTTCTATATGGGCTATCCGATGCAGACCATTATGGCGGTCTATCACGGGTTGCCGGTGGTGAGTGTTGCGGCCAGTTTCCAGAAAGACCCGCAGGTGATCATCGCGCACCAGGGCGTGAAGTCGCTGGCCAGCCTCAAGGGCAAACCTATCCTGGTGTCGCAGAGCGCGTATACGACCTGGTGGCCGTGGCTGGAGAACAAATACGGCTTCACGCAGTCGCAAACGCGCCCCTATACTTTCAGCGTCGCGCCGTTTCTGCATGACAAGAACATTTCGCAACAGGGCTATATCGGCTCCGAACCGTTCATGATCGAGAAGGGCGGCGAGAAGCCGGTGATCTTCCTGCTCGCCGATTACGGTTGGCCCGCCTATGCCGAAACCATCGTCGCGCGTACCAGCATGGTGAAGGACGAACCGAAGGTGGTGGCAGCATTCGTCAAGGCTTCGATGGAAGGCTGGAAATCGTATCTGGCTGATCCGGCCCCGGGTAACAAGCTGATCAAGCAGGCCGACCCCAAGCAAACGGCGGCGCAGATGGCGTTTGCGCTGAAAATGATGAAGAAATACAAGCTGGTGACCGGCGATGAAGCTGCCAGGGAAGGGATTGGCATCATGACGGCCGCCCGCTGGAAAAAAATGTTTGATTTCATGGTCGCCAACAAAATGCTGCCGGCTAGTTTCGATTACAAAAAGGCATACGACCTGCAGTTCATTAAAGGTTTGGATATCAAGCCCGCGAGCGGACAGTAA
- a CDS encoding ABC transporter ATP-binding protein — MGNHGSGMDGGGIPAAARHEYLRQRMSTMAHGRPVFEATGVGKTYANGTVALTDVDIDIREGEFVSLVGPSGCGKSTLLRMIAGLGQGTEGEMRWWEQDFGAVGQAGRKLAFVFQEAALMPWATVARNVELPLRLSGQRKNAEQVEEALEMVGLQDFRNAYPRELSGGMQMRVSIARALITKPNLLLMDEPFGALDEMTRAKLNQELLELWERLRWTVVFVTHSVYESVFLSTRVVVMAARPGRVLDDIVIDAPAPRSKEFRASHEYHELCNQVSESLARAAVL; from the coding sequence ATGGGAAACCACGGCAGTGGCATGGATGGGGGCGGTATTCCGGCAGCGGCGCGACATGAGTATTTGCGCCAACGCATGAGCACGATGGCACATGGACGGCCGGTGTTCGAGGCCACGGGCGTCGGCAAGACGTATGCCAATGGTACTGTCGCCTTGACCGACGTGGACATCGATATCCGTGAGGGAGAATTCGTCAGCCTGGTCGGTCCGTCCGGTTGCGGCAAGAGCACGCTGCTGCGGATGATCGCCGGACTGGGGCAGGGTACCGAAGGCGAGATGCGCTGGTGGGAGCAGGACTTCGGCGCCGTCGGTCAGGCCGGGCGCAAACTGGCGTTCGTGTTCCAGGAAGCGGCGCTGATGCCCTGGGCGACGGTCGCGCGCAACGTCGAACTGCCGCTGCGGCTCAGCGGCCAGCGCAAGAATGCCGAACAGGTCGAGGAGGCGCTCGAAATGGTCGGCTTGCAGGATTTTCGCAACGCCTATCCGCGCGAGCTGTCAGGTGGCATGCAGATGCGTGTATCCATCGCCCGCGCCTTGATCACCAAACCCAATCTGCTGCTCATGGACGAGCCGTTCGGCGCCCTGGACGAAATGACGCGCGCCAAGCTCAATCAGGAGCTGCTCGAACTCTGGGAGCGTCTGCGCTGGACCGTGGTGTTCGTGACGCACAGTGTGTACGAATCGGTGTTTCTGTCCACGCGGGTCGTGGTGATGGCGGCCCGACCGGGGCGCGTGCTCGATGATATTGTGATCGACGCACCTGCACCGCGCAGCAAGGAATTTCGTGCCAGCCACGAGTACCACGAGCTA